One Micromonospora sp. FIMYZ51 genomic window carries:
- a CDS encoding histidine phosphatase family protein yields the protein MRNLYVVTHPEATHHVDGLVGGWFDADLTDRGAAHAGQIAEALAGRFPATATVELFSSDLLRARRTAEVLGKRLGVGVLLDADLREKSYGEAGGRPQAWLDERFVPPPAVGERMRHDEGVPGAETKWELAVRAYAALDRILRSRVEHQVVVTHGGTATFLIAAWIGMPLDAAGLVGIRFSAGGITQLREDDYFHNRWIVHLNDVDHLA from the coding sequence GTGAGGAACTTGTACGTCGTCACGCATCCGGAGGCGACGCACCACGTCGACGGGCTGGTCGGTGGATGGTTCGACGCCGACCTCACCGACCGGGGCGCGGCGCACGCCGGGCAGATCGCGGAGGCGCTGGCCGGCCGATTTCCGGCTACCGCCACCGTCGAGCTGTTCTCGTCCGACCTGCTACGCGCCCGCCGGACGGCCGAGGTGCTCGGGAAGCGGCTCGGAGTGGGCGTGCTGCTCGACGCCGACCTGCGCGAGAAGTCGTACGGCGAGGCAGGCGGACGACCGCAGGCGTGGCTGGACGAACGGTTCGTACCGCCGCCCGCCGTGGGTGAACGGATGCGCCATGACGAGGGCGTACCTGGTGCTGAGACGAAATGGGAACTGGCCGTGCGCGCCTACGCGGCGCTGGACCGCATCCTGCGGTCGAGGGTGGAACATCAGGTCGTGGTGACCCACGGAGGCACAGCCACCTTCCTCATCGCGGCCTGGATCGGCATGCCCCTCGACGCGGCGGGCCTGGTGGGCATCCGCTTCTCCGCCGGGGGCATCACCCAGCTGCGCGAGGACGACTACTTCCACAACCGCTGGATCGTCCACCTCAACGACGTCGACCACCTGGCCTGA